In one window of Agromyces badenianii DNA:
- a CDS encoding spermidine synthase, whose translation MSELERHLAVSGHLARLEESRQTPGSWTLFVDGTPQSHVELERPDWLGFEYVRRIGHAIDLVRPEGQPITAVHLGGGALTLPRYVAATRPGSRQQVVELESELVELVREHLPLPRGAQVRVRHGDARDVVAKLPAGLDGAVDIAVVDIFSGARTPAHVTSAEFYGLVSPRLAPGGIVAVNVADGAGLGFARSQAATLAHVFAHVAIAADTSMLKGRRFGNVVMYASHDELPFGGLPRRLASDPAPAKLVDGDELRRFIAGAPVVTDATAVPSPPPARSVFLSKPGG comes from the coding sequence GTGTCAGAGCTCGAACGCCACCTCGCCGTCAGCGGCCACCTCGCCCGGCTCGAGGAGTCGCGCCAGACGCCCGGTTCGTGGACCCTCTTCGTCGACGGCACGCCGCAGTCGCACGTCGAACTCGAGCGGCCCGACTGGCTCGGCTTCGAGTACGTGCGCCGCATCGGCCACGCCATCGACCTCGTGCGCCCCGAGGGGCAGCCGATCACGGCGGTGCACCTCGGCGGGGGTGCGCTCACGCTACCCCGGTACGTCGCGGCGACGCGCCCCGGCTCACGCCAGCAGGTCGTCGAGCTCGAGTCCGAACTCGTCGAGCTCGTGCGCGAGCACCTGCCGCTGCCCCGCGGCGCCCAGGTGCGGGTGCGGCACGGCGACGCACGCGACGTGGTCGCGAAGCTGCCGGCCGGGCTCGACGGCGCGGTCGACATCGCGGTCGTCGACATCTTCTCGGGTGCCCGAACGCCCGCGCACGTGACGAGCGCCGAGTTCTACGGGCTCGTCTCGCCGCGCCTGGCACCGGGCGGCATCGTCGCCGTGAACGTCGCCGACGGCGCGGGCCTCGGCTTCGCCCGCTCGCAGGCCGCGACCCTCGCGCACGTCTTCGCGCACGTGGCGATCGCCGCGGACACCTCGATGCTGAAGGGGCGCCGCTTCGGCAACGTGGTGATGTACGCCTCGCACGACGAGCTGCCGTTCGGCGGGCTGCCGCGGCGCCTCGCGAGCGACCCGGCGCCCGCGAAACTCGTCGACGGCGATGAGCTGCGCCGCTTCATCGCCGGTGCGCCGGTCGTGACCGACGCCACGGCGGTGCCGTCGCCGCCGCCCGCGCGTTCCGTCTTCCTCTCGAAGCCCGGCGGCTGA
- a CDS encoding biotin-dependent carboxyltransferase family protein, whose protein sequence is MVVVEPGPLALVEDLGRPGLARLGVAGSGALDRSALRLANRLVGNPDGAAGLEILMGGFRARFDDEAWLAVTGAWGPVALDDRPAPPYTALRASAGAMLEIGTAERGVRYVLAVRGGFDEPVTLGSRSRDTLAAIGPGPVAAGAALSIGARPEASVPLLDRAAAFPPPAGAVTLALMPGPRAEWFTDAARTTLFDAEWRLSGQADRVGARLTGPALERRVPGELASEATVPGSIQVAGDGRPTILLADRPVTGGYPVIAIVAPASLDAVAQLRPGQEVRFRHA, encoded by the coding sequence ATGGTCGTGGTCGAGCCCGGTCCGCTCGCGCTCGTCGAGGATCTCGGCAGGCCGGGGCTCGCCCGGCTCGGAGTCGCCGGCTCCGGCGCCCTCGACCGCTCCGCCCTCAGGCTCGCGAATCGGCTGGTCGGCAATCCCGACGGTGCGGCCGGGCTCGAGATCCTGATGGGCGGCTTCAGAGCCCGATTCGACGACGAGGCCTGGCTCGCGGTGACCGGCGCCTGGGGGCCGGTAGCGCTCGACGACCGGCCTGCCCCGCCCTACACGGCGCTGCGGGCGAGTGCCGGCGCGATGCTCGAGATCGGCACCGCCGAACGCGGCGTGCGCTACGTGCTCGCGGTCCGCGGCGGCTTCGACGAGCCGGTGACGCTCGGCTCCCGCTCGCGCGACACGCTGGCCGCGATCGGCCCGGGCCCGGTGGCCGCGGGCGCGGCGCTCTCGATCGGCGCGCGGCCCGAGGCATCCGTGCCCCTGCTCGACCGCGCAGCGGCCTTCCCGCCGCCCGCCGGCGCGGTGACGCTCGCCCTGATGCCCGGCCCGCGGGCCGAGTGGTTCACGGATGCCGCGCGCACGACGCTCTTCGATGCGGAATGGCGCCTCTCGGGCCAGGCCGACCGGGTCGGCGCCCGGCTCACGGGCCCGGCCCTCGAGCGTCGCGTGCCGGGCGAGCTCGCGAGCGAGGCGACCGTGCCGGGCTCGATCCAGGTCGCGGGTGACGGCCGGCCGACGATCCTGCTCGCGGACCGCCCGGTGACCGGCGGCTACCCCGTCATCGCCATCGTGGCGCCCGCCTCGCTCGACGCGGTCGCGCAGCTGCGACCCGGCCAGGAGGTGCGGTTCCGGCACGCCTGA
- a CDS encoding 5-oxoprolinase subunit B family protein — protein sequence MSRRLLPSGDAALLVECDTLDEVLALHDALAAEPPAGVLELVPAARTILVSVDPERLPLESAATWVRRIPADSAARRSRLEAGVAATSVAATAIDEAVVDEVIVDVVYDGDDLRHTAGLLGVSAESLVARHQAAAWRVAFIGFAPGFGYLVSDDWPFEVPRLDAPRPRVPPGAVALAGAFAGVYPRQSPGGWRVIGRTDAVLWDPASPSPALFVPGRRVRFRAVDRA from the coding sequence GTGAGCCGGCGACTGCTGCCGAGCGGCGACGCGGCACTGCTCGTCGAGTGCGACACGCTCGATGAGGTGCTCGCGCTGCACGACGCACTCGCCGCGGAGCCGCCGGCCGGAGTGCTCGAGCTCGTGCCGGCGGCGCGCACGATCCTCGTCTCCGTCGACCCCGAGCGCCTGCCGCTCGAGTCCGCCGCGACCTGGGTGCGACGCATCCCGGCCGATTCCGCGGCTCGTCGTTCCCGCCTCGAGGCGGGCGTCGCCGCGACGAGTGTCGCCGCGACGGCCATCGACGAGGCGGTCGTCGACGAGGTGATCGTCGACGTCGTGTACGACGGCGACGACCTGCGGCACACGGCCGGCCTACTCGGCGTCTCGGCCGAATCGCTCGTCGCGCGGCATCAGGCCGCCGCGTGGCGGGTCGCCTTCATCGGGTTCGCGCCCGGGTTCGGCTATCTCGTCAGCGACGACTGGCCGTTCGAGGTGCCGCGACTCGACGCGCCCCGCCCGCGGGTGCCGCCCGGTGCGGTCGCGCTCGCGGGAGCCTTCGCCGGCGTGTATCCGCGGCAGAGTCCCGGCGGGTGGCGCGTGATCGGCCGCACCGATGCGGTGCTCTGGGACCCGGCCTCTCCGTCGCCGGCGCTCTTCGTGCCGGGCCGTCGTGTGCGATTCCGGGCGGTCGACCGCGCATGA
- a CDS encoding LamB/YcsF family protein — translation MPDAIDLNSDLGESFGAWRVGDDEAMFALVSSANVACGYHAGDPVTMLASARLAVRNEVALGAHPGYGDLVGFGRRALDTSPAEIAAELLAQLGALDGVARAAGTRVRYVKAHGALYHRLVADEWAAHAFIEAVAAYDPALPVLGPPRAALEQAADAAGLRYAREAFVDRGYVADGSLMPRGEPGAVVDDPAAAADRALEIAETGAITADDGSRVELPVDSLCLHGDTPGAVLIALAVRSALERSGIAIEAFA, via the coding sequence ATGCCCGACGCGATCGACCTGAACAGCGACCTCGGCGAGTCGTTCGGTGCGTGGCGAGTCGGCGACGACGAGGCGATGTTCGCCCTCGTCTCGAGCGCCAACGTCGCGTGCGGCTACCACGCGGGAGACCCGGTCACGATGCTCGCGAGCGCCCGCCTCGCGGTGCGGAACGAGGTGGCCCTCGGCGCCCACCCCGGCTACGGCGACCTCGTCGGATTCGGGCGCCGCGCGCTCGACACGAGCCCGGCCGAGATCGCCGCCGAACTGCTCGCCCAGCTCGGCGCCCTCGACGGCGTCGCCCGGGCCGCCGGCACTCGCGTGCGTTACGTCAAGGCGCACGGTGCCCTCTACCACCGGCTCGTCGCCGACGAATGGGCGGCGCACGCGTTCATCGAGGCGGTCGCCGCATACGACCCGGCGCTTCCGGTGCTCGGTCCGCCGAGGGCCGCGCTCGAACAGGCAGCGGATGCCGCGGGGCTCCGGTACGCCCGAGAGGCCTTCGTCGACCGGGGGTACGTGGCCGACGGCTCGCTCATGCCCCGAGGCGAGCCCGGTGCCGTGGTCGACGACCCGGCGGCGGCGGCCGATCGGGCGCTCGAGATCGCCGAGACCGGTGCCATCACCGCCGACGACGGCAGCCGGGTCGAACTCCCGGTCGACTCGCTGTGCCTGCACGGCGACACCCCGGGCGCCGTGCTGATCGCCCTGGCCGTGCGCAGCGCGCTCGAACGATCGGGCATCGCCATCGAGGCGTTCGCGTGA